A DNA window from Micromonospora sp. NBC_01739 contains the following coding sequences:
- a CDS encoding DivIVA domain-containing protein translates to MRTAERTNSTSRSDEQRGESVGTCYRAASFRPWQVRDRRFRLSRRGYDPAEVVEFLDRVADDLEAAYAQVAQSHREAARVREALRQWQAEWGKARQGGANHRPVYRQTGQQPANQGAWR, encoded by the coding sequence ATGCGGACGGCAGAGCGCACCAACAGCACCAGTCGGTCCGACGAGCAGCGGGGCGAGAGTGTCGGCACCTGTTACCGGGCGGCGAGCTTTCGGCCGTGGCAGGTGCGGGATCGGCGGTTCCGGTTGAGTCGGCGTGGCTACGACCCGGCGGAGGTGGTCGAGTTCCTCGACCGGGTGGCGGACGACCTGGAGGCCGCGTACGCGCAGGTGGCCCAGTCGCACCGGGAGGCGGCCCGGGTCCGGGAGGCGTTGCGGCAGTGGCAGGCCGAGTGGGGTAAAGCCCGGCAGGGCGGCGCGAACCACCGGCCGGTGTACCGCCAGACGGGGCAGCAGCCCGCGAACCAGGGAGCGTGGCGGTGA
- a CDS encoding alpha-amylase, whose amino-acid sequence MHRRRLRTAIVALGAIATLLTPTVVTAPPAVAAPSGGKKVIANLFEWNWPSVAAECTSTLGPKGYGYVQVSPPQEHVRGNQWWVAYQPVSYRIESRKGTRDQFRSMVATCQSAGVKVIVDAVVNHMSGQSGGGTGWAGSSYQHHVYPGIYQAQDFHYCGRNGNNDIVNYNDRYEVQNCELVNLADLKTGSDYVRSRLAAYLNDLLSLGVDGFRLDASKHMPAADIANILSRLNRRPYIVQEVIYGAGEPIRPEEYTGNGDVHEFRYGKDLARVFRSERLAYLHNFGAGWGHLPSGVSSVFIDNHDTQRDDGGVLTYRDRGIYALANAFMLAWPYGSPTVMSSYTYSSRDAGPPSDSNNKTRNTVCYSGWECEHRWPVIANMVGFRNATEGTGVSNWYDNGYQHIAFSRTGKGFITINDEDFAINGRSYYTGLPAGRYCDIIHGTFSGGTCSGPVITVDANGWFTANVPAHDALAIHLSARLS is encoded by the coding sequence ATGCACCGACGTCGACTCCGTACGGCGATCGTGGCCCTCGGCGCGATCGCCACCCTGCTCACCCCCACCGTCGTGACGGCACCCCCGGCCGTCGCCGCCCCGAGCGGCGGCAAGAAGGTCATCGCCAACCTGTTCGAGTGGAACTGGCCCTCGGTGGCCGCCGAGTGCACCAGCACCCTCGGCCCGAAGGGCTACGGCTACGTCCAGGTCTCACCCCCGCAGGAGCACGTCCGCGGCAACCAGTGGTGGGTGGCGTACCAGCCGGTCAGCTACCGGATCGAGTCCCGCAAGGGCACCCGCGACCAGTTCCGGTCCATGGTCGCGACCTGCCAGTCGGCCGGCGTCAAGGTGATCGTCGACGCCGTCGTCAACCACATGTCCGGCCAGTCAGGCGGCGGCACCGGCTGGGCCGGGTCGTCGTACCAGCACCACGTCTACCCCGGCATCTACCAGGCGCAGGACTTCCACTACTGCGGTCGCAACGGCAACAACGACATCGTCAACTACAACGACCGGTACGAGGTGCAGAACTGCGAGCTGGTCAACCTGGCCGACCTGAAGACCGGCTCGGACTACGTCCGCTCGCGACTGGCCGCGTACCTCAACGACCTGCTCTCCCTCGGAGTGGACGGCTTCCGGCTGGACGCCAGCAAGCACATGCCCGCCGCCGACATCGCCAACATCCTCAGTCGACTGAACCGCCGCCCGTACATCGTGCAGGAGGTCATCTACGGTGCCGGCGAGCCCATCCGGCCCGAGGAGTACACCGGCAACGGCGACGTGCACGAGTTCCGCTACGGCAAGGACCTGGCCCGGGTCTTCCGATCCGAGCGGTTGGCCTACCTGCACAACTTCGGTGCGGGCTGGGGCCACCTGCCCAGCGGGGTCTCCTCGGTCTTCATCGACAACCACGACACCCAACGCGACGACGGTGGGGTGCTCACCTACCGCGACCGGGGCATCTACGCGCTGGCCAACGCCTTCATGCTGGCCTGGCCGTACGGCTCGCCGACGGTGATGTCCAGCTACACCTACAGCAGCCGCGACGCGGGCCCGCCCTCGGACAGCAACAACAAGACCCGCAACACGGTCTGCTACTCCGGCTGGGAGTGCGAGCACCGCTGGCCGGTCATCGCGAACATGGTCGGCTTCCGCAACGCCACCGAGGGCACCGGGGTCAGCAACTGGTACGACAACGGCTACCAGCACATCGCCTTCAGCCGTACCGGCAAGGGCTTCATCACCATCAACGACGAGGACTTCGCCATCAACGGCCGCTCCTACTACACCGGCCTGCCCGCCGGCCGCTACTGCGACATCATCCACGGCACCTTCTCGGGCGGCACCTGCTCCGGCCCGGTCATCACGGTCGACGCCAACGGCTGGTTCACCGCCAACGTCCCCGCCCACGACGCCCTAGCCATCCACCTCTCCGCCCGCCTCTCCTGA
- a CDS encoding ferric reductase-like transmembrane domain-containing protein: MASRGQILALSASGLAALWALVMLTGAGQKAYAMGFFFTEFFAGVIALVALSLTVMMGLLSTDRLVLLIRHRVLLQSAHRATGILGVAGLGFHVITKITTGRAGMTDAAVPFVGGRGLYVGLGTIAALLMVSVLWTGIIRARFADIGPKWVWRALHSLAYLSWPFGIFHGLGAGRPPATWVSLSYGLCVVLVVMALLVRLSVTLQRRSRERHQAAALNEAMTGKGSDETRPKTLLGSLTKRAGEGERTRRDTSWAESTSGTWASPTIRRNNPERFTVPVVPQPGTLREPVRPGRERREEEFEPAARRTSWREEEDLEPAPRRVRRDDDLEPAPRRSRRDEESSRRRSARREEDYEPVARRSTRRRDEDLEPEVDREPGGRRYRDEEGYGRSRRSRSEVEAGTRYSAPPERTVEEPEEPWDSPRRWESTAPISGSPISGSPISAAPRSGGGRHSADDEGPEAETDYWRPPARYAPEEVAEDDTPTLVDLAARRAKRAAGDSRRRRRADPDSVDGAYWAGLRGEAK; encoded by the coding sequence GTGGCCTCCCGCGGCCAGATCCTGGCGCTGTCCGCGTCCGGGCTCGCCGCGCTGTGGGCGCTGGTCATGCTCACCGGCGCGGGCCAGAAGGCGTACGCGATGGGGTTCTTCTTCACGGAGTTCTTCGCCGGGGTGATCGCCCTCGTCGCGCTGAGCCTCACGGTGATGATGGGTCTGCTCTCCACCGACCGGCTGGTGCTGCTCATCCGGCACCGGGTCCTGTTGCAGTCCGCGCACCGGGCCACCGGCATCCTCGGGGTGGCCGGCCTGGGCTTCCACGTCATCACCAAGATCACCACCGGCCGGGCCGGGATGACGGACGCGGCCGTGCCCTTCGTCGGTGGGCGGGGCCTCTACGTCGGGCTCGGTACCATCGCCGCGCTGCTCATGGTGAGCGTGCTGTGGACCGGGATCATCCGGGCCCGGTTCGCCGACATCGGTCCCAAGTGGGTGTGGAGGGCCCTGCACTCCCTGGCGTACCTGTCCTGGCCGTTCGGCATCTTCCACGGCCTCGGGGCCGGCCGCCCGCCGGCCACCTGGGTCAGCCTGAGCTACGGACTCTGCGTGGTGCTGGTCGTGATGGCCCTGCTGGTCCGCCTCTCGGTGACCCTTCAGCGGCGCAGCCGGGAGCGACACCAGGCCGCCGCCCTGAACGAGGCGATGACCGGCAAGGGCAGCGACGAGACCCGGCCGAAGACCCTGCTCGGCAGCCTGACCAAGCGGGCCGGTGAGGGGGAGCGGACCCGCCGCGACACGAGTTGGGCGGAGAGCACCTCCGGTACCTGGGCCAGCCCCACCATCCGGCGCAACAACCCGGAGCGGTTCACCGTGCCGGTGGTCCCGCAGCCGGGCACCCTGCGCGAACCGGTCCGCCCCGGCCGAGAGCGCCGCGAGGAGGAGTTCGAGCCGGCCGCCCGGCGTACCTCCTGGCGCGAGGAGGAGGACCTGGAGCCGGCCCCGCGCCGAGTCCGGCGTGACGACGACCTGGAACCGGCGCCGCGTAGGTCCCGACGGGACGAGGAGTCCAGCCGCCGACGCTCCGCCCGGCGGGAGGAGGACTACGAACCGGTGGCCCGCCGCTCGACCCGCCGCCGCGACGAGGACCTGGAGCCGGAGGTCGACCGGGAGCCGGGCGGTCGGCGCTACCGCGACGAGGAGGGGTACGGCCGGTCGCGGCGCTCGCGCTCCGAGGTGGAGGCCGGTACCCGCTACTCGGCACCCCCCGAGCGGACCGTCGAGGAGCCGGAGGAGCCCTGGGACAGCCCACGCCGCTGGGAGTCCACCGCGCCGATCTCCGGTTCACCGATCTCCGGGTCGCCGATCTCGGCGGCGCCGCGCAGCGGGGGTGGGCGGCACAGCGCGGACGACGAGGGGCCCGAGGCGGAGACCGACTACTGGCGGCCCCCGGCGCGGTACGCCCCGGAGGAGGTCGCCGAGGACGACACCCCGACCCTGGTAGACCTGGCCGCCCGGCGGGCTAAGCGGGCCGCCGGAGACAGCCGGCGTCGCCGCCGGGCCGACCCGGACTCGGTAGACGGGGCCTACTGGGCCGGCCTGCGAGGGGAGGCCAAGTGA